In Nitrospira sp., a single genomic region encodes these proteins:
- a CDS encoding efflux RND transporter periplasmic adaptor subunit, protein MTEAIPTRLAVGVLLLMGAAGLSGCKGEAGSSAARPLPEVQIVEVSSQTVPDEPELIGQAEASSIVEIRPQVTGIIKQRFYPEGRDVKQGDRLYEIDPVPFKAAEISAKARVAQAEARLVQAKQNLARVKPLLAEDAVSQKDVDDAFAEDLAAKAALEAAKGDLVKAKFDLDNTLIVAPIDGLIERTRSYQGRLVTAQTDLLTVIHQVDPMNVIVSAPESFLLKRRRDILSQRIQHPGIYSLTGTIIFVDGTIYPHQGKLDFADISLRSETGSRQARVVFPNPDRMLLPGQFVTVRFHGVSKPNAILIPQRAVQQGPKGAVVYVVGEGDKVELRDVKASDWEGDRWLIEEGLRAGERVIVDGFSRVVPGAQVKVVSAEAQPK, encoded by the coding sequence GTGACTGAAGCGATTCCAACGAGGCTCGCGGTCGGCGTGCTTCTTTTGATGGGAGCAGCCGGCCTGTCCGGCTGCAAAGGCGAAGCCGGCTCATCAGCCGCCCGTCCCCTCCCCGAGGTTCAAATCGTCGAAGTCAGTTCTCAGACCGTGCCCGATGAACCGGAGCTGATCGGGCAAGCCGAGGCGTCGAGCATCGTCGAAATCCGGCCGCAAGTGACCGGGATCATCAAGCAGCGGTTCTACCCCGAGGGCCGTGACGTCAAGCAAGGCGATCGTCTCTACGAGATCGATCCCGTGCCCTTCAAGGCGGCGGAGATCAGCGCCAAGGCAAGGGTCGCGCAGGCGGAAGCGCGGTTGGTGCAGGCCAAACAGAACCTCGCTCGTGTCAAGCCGTTACTCGCAGAGGATGCCGTCAGTCAGAAGGACGTCGATGACGCCTTCGCGGAAGACCTCGCGGCCAAGGCGGCCTTGGAGGCGGCAAAAGGAGATCTGGTCAAAGCCAAATTCGATCTCGATAACACGCTCATCGTCGCCCCCATCGACGGCTTGATCGAGCGGACCCGGTCGTATCAAGGCCGGCTGGTGACCGCGCAAACGGACCTCCTGACCGTGATTCATCAAGTCGATCCCATGAATGTCATTGTGAGCGCGCCGGAGAGTTTCCTCCTCAAGCGAAGGCGGGACATCCTGTCGCAGCGGATTCAGCATCCGGGGATCTACAGTTTGACCGGCACCATCATCTTTGTGGACGGGACGATCTACCCTCACCAGGGCAAGCTGGATTTTGCCGACATCAGCTTGCGGTCGGAGACCGGTTCTCGGCAGGCGAGGGTCGTGTTCCCGAACCCGGACCGGATGCTGTTACCCGGCCAGTTCGTGACCGTGCGTTTTCACGGAGTATCGAAACCCAACGCCATCCTCATCCCGCAGCGGGCGGTGCAGCAGGGGCCGAAGGGCGCCGTCGTCTATGTGGTCGGCGAGGGCGACAAAGTGGAACTCCGAGATGTGAAGGCGTCGGATTGGGAAGGGGACCGCTGGCTGATCGAAGAGGGGCTCCGTGCCGGCGAGCGTGTGATCGTGGACGGGTTCTCGCGGGTCGTGCCGGGAGCCCAGGTCAAGGTGGTGTCTGCAGAGGCGCAGCCGAAATGA
- a CDS encoding antibiotic biosynthesis monooxygenase codes for MQHVLIIHEVESYPAWKAVFDKAADIRKYAGEISYQLLRYENDENNIVHFSTWSSLDNARRFFESPELVEIRKQAGVKAPEFIYLQEIEHGVL; via the coding sequence ATGCAACACGTTTTAATCATTCATGAGGTCGAGTCTTACCCCGCATGGAAAGCGGTATTCGACAAAGCAGCGGACATCAGAAAGTACGCTGGAGAAATCAGTTATCAGTTACTACGCTACGAAAACGACGAAAATAATATCGTCCACTTCTCAACCTGGTCATCGCTGGACAATGCGCGGCGGTTCTTCGAATCTCCTGAATTGGTCGAAATTAGGAAGCAAGCGGGTGTAAAGGCCCCCGAATTCATCTATTTGCAAGAGATTGAACATGGTGTGTTATAG
- a CDS encoding type II toxin-antitoxin system VapC family toxin: MILPDVNVLVYAHRQDSARHADYLAWLNDLLESDAAFGVSEIVLSGFLRVVTHPRVFRDPTPLDLALQFAESLRSHPNAVTLMPGERHWTIFQRLCQDANAKGNLIADAYLAALAIESGAEWITTDRDYARFPELRWRHPFG, encoded by the coding sequence TTGATTCTTCCCGACGTTAACGTCCTGGTTTACGCTCACCGGCAGGACTCCGCTCGACATGCTGATTATCTGGCTTGGCTGAATGATCTCTTGGAATCCGACGCGGCATTCGGCGTCTCCGAGATCGTGCTGAGCGGGTTTCTGAGAGTCGTCACCCATCCACGCGTGTTTCGTGATCCGACCCCCCTCGATCTCGCGCTCCAGTTTGCCGAGTCGCTGCGGAGTCATCCCAACGCGGTCACGCTGATGCCGGGCGAACGGCATTGGACCATCTTCCAACGTCTGTGCCAAGACGCGAACGCGAAGGGAAACCTCATCGCCGATGCCTATCTGGCCGCGCTGGCCATTGAGTCCGGCGCAGAATGGATCACCACCGACCGTGATTATGCGCGGTTTCCTGAGCTTCGCTGGCGGCATCCATTTGGTTGA
- a CDS encoding efflux transporter outer membrane subunit, producing the protein MRTLSLIGLSGWLLSCAVGPDYSRVDIPITDSFRMAEEEADLPSLANMPWWELYRDEELQKLIRISLEENKDLERAVATVEEFEARLFIARTDFAPQMTATANGPVVRRGGVRFSGFPNPFNYYLQGNLAWELDVWGRIRRSNEAARGDLLAREENRRAIILQLVGGVAQAYFDLRQFDLQLEIAERTLRAWDESVRISQARHRQGLIHRLDVEQFQAERENAAARIAELKRQMIQKENELGVLLGRNPGQIPRGQSLTDQVMPPVVPAGLPSELLQRRPDVVQAEQQLAAATARIGAAKADRFPKISLTGILGIANPSLTKLFTPGSDFGVLGPGITAPLLNAQLLGFQQEAAEAQARQAVAQYRQTILVAFKEVEDALAGVTTSREQSAAQERQVNALQAALRLANLRYKGGLANYLDVLIAQRNLFDAELSLASTRRLYLTSVVQLYKALGGGWSPDHVGQEQPVAAAYDARAN; encoded by the coding sequence ATGCGTACCCTCTCGCTGATAGGGCTTTCGGGATGGCTGCTCTCCTGCGCGGTGGGGCCCGATTATTCACGCGTCGACATTCCCATCACCGACTCGTTCCGTATGGCCGAGGAGGAGGCCGATTTGCCGTCGCTGGCCAACATGCCGTGGTGGGAACTCTATCGGGACGAGGAACTCCAGAAGCTCATTCGTATTTCGCTGGAAGAGAACAAGGATCTCGAGCGCGCGGTCGCCACGGTCGAAGAGTTCGAGGCCCGGCTGTTCATCGCACGGACCGACTTTGCTCCCCAGATGACGGCCACGGCCAACGGCCCGGTCGTGAGGCGAGGGGGAGTGCGGTTCTCCGGATTTCCCAACCCGTTCAATTACTACCTGCAGGGGAATCTCGCCTGGGAGCTCGACGTGTGGGGACGAATCCGCCGGTCGAACGAAGCGGCCCGCGGCGACCTCTTGGCTCGGGAAGAGAATCGTCGCGCGATCATCTTGCAACTGGTCGGCGGAGTCGCTCAGGCCTATTTCGATCTGCGGCAATTCGATTTGCAGTTGGAGATCGCCGAGCGCACCTTGCGGGCCTGGGACGAGTCGGTGCGCATCAGTCAAGCGCGGCACCGACAGGGGCTGATTCACAGACTGGACGTGGAGCAATTCCAAGCCGAGCGGGAGAATGCCGCGGCTCGGATCGCCGAGCTGAAGCGGCAAATGATTCAGAAGGAGAATGAATTGGGTGTGCTCTTGGGGAGAAATCCCGGTCAGATTCCACGCGGGCAATCGTTGACCGATCAAGTGATGCCGCCGGTGGTGCCGGCCGGCCTTCCCTCCGAATTGCTGCAGCGGCGTCCGGATGTCGTGCAGGCTGAGCAGCAGCTGGCGGCGGCGACCGCCAGGATCGGGGCCGCCAAAGCCGACCGCTTTCCGAAAATCTCCTTGACCGGGATTCTGGGCATCGCCAATCCGAGCCTCACCAAGCTCTTCACGCCCGGCTCGGACTTCGGCGTATTGGGTCCGGGCATCACCGCCCCGCTGCTGAATGCGCAACTTCTAGGATTCCAGCAGGAGGCCGCTGAAGCGCAAGCTCGGCAGGCGGTCGCCCAATACCGACAAACGATCCTCGTGGCCTTCAAGGAAGTTGAAGATGCCCTGGCAGGAGTCACCACGTCTCGTGAGCAGTCCGCCGCACAAGAGAGACAGGTCAACGCCTTGCAAGCGGCCTTGCGCCTCGCGAATCTCCGGTACAAGGGCGGTCTGGCGAACTATTTGGACGTCCTGATCGCGCAGCGGAATCTGTTCGACGCCGAACTCTCCCTCGCATCGACTCGGCGTCTGTATCTGACCTCGGTGGTCCAGCTCTACAAGGCGTTAGGCGGCGGGTGGTCGCCCGACCATGTGGGGCAGGAACAGCCGGTCGCCGCAGCGTATGACGCGCGAGCGAACTGA
- a CDS encoding hemerythrin domain-containing protein, with amino-acid sequence MGEATIRTSGPLGCYLTEDHRRLERLLQATATDSDKLDDSSYALFRAGLLRHIGMEEKILLTAVHRLRGGEPLPVAAKLRLDHGALAALLMPTPTGAIIATIRAILADHDQLEEGPGGVYEICDELAVSEAEQLLAKLRAAPEVSVMPHSDGPAVMHAVHRALERAGYRLRAGIEQQPRE; translated from the coding sequence ATGGGTGAAGCGACAATCCGGACGAGCGGGCCTCTTGGGTGCTACCTCACGGAGGATCACCGGCGACTCGAGAGGCTGTTGCAGGCGACTGCGACCGATTCCGACAAGCTTGACGACTCTTCATACGCCCTATTCCGTGCAGGGCTGCTACGGCACATTGGAATGGAAGAGAAGATCCTCCTCACCGCTGTTCACCGACTTCGGGGTGGGGAACCGCTTCCTGTGGCCGCCAAGCTCCGGCTCGATCACGGGGCCCTCGCGGCGCTCCTGATGCCGACACCGACGGGTGCAATCATCGCGACGATCCGAGCCATCCTCGCGGACCACGATCAGCTGGAGGAAGGCCCAGGCGGTGTCTATGAAATCTGCGACGAGTTGGCCGTCTCCGAAGCGGAGCAACTCCTCGCCAAGCTTCGTGCGGCTCCAGAGGTGAGCGTGATGCCCCACTCGGACGGTCCCGCGGTGATGCACGCCGTGCATCGCGCGCTGGAGCGGGCCGGGTATCGCCTGCGCGCCGGCATCGAACAACAGCCCCGCGAGTGA
- the ybaL gene encoding YbaL family putative K(+) efflux transporter, with product MTPHPLISILVGGFVVAFVFGAIANRLRVAPVVGYLLAGIVIGPFTPGFVADGSLAPELAEVGVILLMFGVGLHFSISDLLSVRHIAIPGAIAQIIIATGLGWGLGYAIGWSLGTGLMFGLALSTASTVVLLRALEDRRLVDTSEGRIAIGWLIVEDIAMVVALVVVPALSGALKGSSGPSAQLGPLLFTLAVTLGKVLLFITLMLVIGKRVIPWALEQVSKTGSRELFTLALLAIALGTAFGSATLFGVSFALGAFFAGLILNESELSHKAAADTLPLRDAFAVLFFVAVGMLFDPSILVRQPWAVAGTLLIILVGKSLAAWVIALLFGHPQRVALTISASLAQIGEFSFMLAELGVHWNLLPHEGRDLILAGAILSIVMNPVWFMIVDRLQPRGRRAGPATAPAFSAKDHVILVGHGRVGSLVHRALRDENQPVLVIENDAEVVRTLRVQGERVILGNAEAPGILEAAQVGRARMLISAIPNVFEAGQVIERARALNPSIEVAACAQSDAEAEHLRRRGAGVVITGEQEIARRMIEYAGERR from the coding sequence ATGACCCCACATCCCCTGATTTCCATCTTGGTCGGCGGCTTCGTGGTCGCGTTCGTGTTCGGCGCGATCGCGAACCGCCTCCGGGTGGCTCCCGTCGTCGGATACTTGCTGGCGGGTATCGTGATCGGCCCGTTCACACCGGGGTTCGTGGCCGACGGCTCGCTGGCGCCGGAGCTGGCTGAAGTCGGCGTGATTCTTCTGATGTTCGGGGTGGGGCTCCATTTCTCGATCAGCGACCTGCTGTCCGTGCGGCACATCGCCATTCCCGGCGCCATCGCGCAGATCATCATAGCCACCGGCCTCGGATGGGGACTGGGATATGCGATCGGGTGGTCTCTCGGCACCGGTTTGATGTTCGGCTTGGCGTTGTCCACTGCGAGCACGGTCGTCCTGCTTCGAGCACTGGAAGACCGGCGCCTGGTCGACACGTCCGAGGGCCGGATTGCGATCGGATGGCTGATCGTCGAAGACATCGCCATGGTCGTCGCCTTGGTGGTGGTGCCGGCGCTGTCGGGCGCGCTGAAGGGCTCGTCCGGACCTTCGGCACAGCTCGGTCCGCTCCTGTTCACGCTCGCGGTGACGCTCGGCAAGGTCCTGCTCTTCATCACCTTGATGCTGGTCATCGGCAAGCGGGTGATCCCGTGGGCCTTGGAACAGGTGTCGAAGACCGGATCGCGTGAATTGTTCACGCTGGCCCTGTTGGCCATCGCGCTCGGCACGGCCTTCGGATCGGCCACTCTCTTCGGCGTCTCCTTCGCGCTGGGGGCGTTCTTTGCCGGGCTGATCCTGAACGAATCCGAACTGAGCCATAAAGCGGCGGCCGACACGCTTCCGTTACGGGACGCCTTCGCCGTCCTCTTTTTCGTCGCGGTGGGCATGCTGTTCGACCCGAGCATCCTGGTCCGCCAGCCCTGGGCCGTCGCCGGGACGTTGCTGATCATCCTGGTGGGAAAATCGCTTGCCGCCTGGGTGATCGCCCTGTTGTTCGGACACCCCCAGCGCGTGGCGCTCACCATTTCGGCCAGCCTGGCACAGATCGGCGAATTTTCGTTCATGCTGGCGGAACTCGGCGTCCATTGGAATCTGCTGCCGCACGAGGGGCGAGATCTGATTTTGGCGGGCGCGATTCTGTCCATCGTCATGAACCCCGTGTGGTTCATGATCGTGGACCGGCTCCAGCCGCGTGGCCGTCGGGCCGGGCCTGCGACCGCACCGGCCTTCTCGGCCAAGGATCACGTGATTCTCGTCGGGCACGGCCGGGTCGGCTCACTGGTGCATCGGGCGCTGAGGGACGAGAATCAGCCGGTCCTGGTCATCGAAAACGACGCCGAAGTCGTCCGCACGTTGCGCGTGCAAGGAGAGCGGGTGATTCTCGGCAATGCGGAGGCGCCGGGAATACTCGAAGCCGCCCAAGTGGGCCGCGCGCGCATGCTGATCAGCGCGATCCCCAACGTGTTCGAGGCCGGCCAGGTCATCGAGCGCGCCCGGGCCCTCAATCCGTCGATCGAAGTCGCGGCGTGCGCGCAGTCCGATGCGGAAGCGGAACATCTCCGGCGCCGGGGCGCCGGGGTGGTCATCACGGGCGAGCAGGAGATCGCCCGCCGGATGATCGAGTACGCGGGCGAACGGCGATGA
- a CDS encoding multidrug efflux RND transporter permease subunit: protein MILSFLIDRPIFASVLSIIIIVVGLVAMQALPIAQFPEITPPVVQIEADYPGASAEVAAESVARPIELQLPGIDNLLYFDSTSTNDGHVSIRLTFEIGTNVDIAQVQTQNRQKLAEPQLPPEVVRQGITVKKMSPDLLAVMVLQSDDPQQDAFFLSNFAILRILDNIKRLPGVGDALVFGQQNYSMRLILDPVRMAQLSLTPTDIATVVREQNRDFPAGTVGREPMPIATELTLPLITEGRMSDVREFEELIVRAMPNGAMIRLKDVARVELGAQSYGLEGRYNRKPTALLLTFLSPGANALETVKQVRREMERLTRIFPPGVTYDIPYDTTRFVEVSIREVVKTLIEAMALVILVVFLFLQSWRATLIPTLAVPVSLIGTFAGMAALGFSINTLTLFGLVLAIGIVVDDAIVVVENVERHMEGGLSPREAAKKAMGEVAGPVIAIVLILCAVFVPVGFLGGITGQLYKQFAITIAVSVAISGFVALTLSPALCAIILKPSHGSRGGLFGAFNRVFDRIQRRYANGVGYVLKHSALSLALFGVVLAIVVGLFRTIPVAFLPEEDQGYFITIVQLPDGASKKRTDAVLDRVEQYYHTLPAIYGTQALSGQNFVFNTRGTNTATMFAPLKHWDQRTGKQDHVKSLIAGAFREFAKIPGATILAFNAPSIRGLGATGGFSVQLQDPSGGDFKKFGAVAQEFVAKARQDPAIGAISTSFRVSAPSVHAKINRERAKALGVPISEVFDTLQAFFGNLYVNDFVKFGRVYRVQTEAEPQYRSRPGDISKIYVRASNAQGSAQGSAMVPLDTVVTTTYTSGPDPVTHFNGFNTALVLGSAAPGYSSGQALDALERAAREVLMPQGFDIDWSGISYQERKAGAQSSVAFGFGLLMVFLVLAAQYESWSVPFAVILAVPFGVFGALSAVWLSGMANDIYFQIGLVTLIGLAAKNAILIVEFANQRYAHGLSLMDAAVEAARLRFRPILMTSLAFILGVVPLLVAGGAGAASRHSIGTGVFGGMIVATFLAVFFVPLFFVLVRTFGRPIVEPLPGAGTDPAGLVSAPEEGAH, encoded by the coding sequence ATGATCCTGAGCTTTCTCATCGATCGCCCGATTTTTGCGTCGGTCCTCTCCATCATCATCATCGTGGTGGGGCTAGTGGCGATGCAGGCGCTGCCCATCGCGCAATTTCCGGAGATCACCCCTCCGGTCGTACAGATCGAAGCCGATTATCCGGGCGCGAGCGCGGAAGTCGCGGCGGAATCGGTGGCCCGCCCCATCGAGTTGCAGCTCCCCGGCATCGACAATCTCCTCTACTTCGATTCCACCAGCACGAACGACGGTCACGTGAGCATCCGGCTGACCTTCGAGATCGGCACCAACGTCGACATCGCGCAAGTCCAGACGCAGAACCGCCAGAAGCTGGCGGAGCCGCAACTCCCGCCTGAAGTCGTCCGCCAGGGGATCACCGTCAAGAAAATGTCCCCGGATCTTCTGGCGGTCATGGTGCTCCAATCGGACGATCCTCAGCAGGACGCCTTCTTCCTCTCCAACTTTGCCATCCTGCGCATCCTCGACAACATCAAACGCCTGCCCGGCGTCGGTGACGCTCTGGTCTTCGGGCAGCAGAACTACAGTATGCGCCTGATCCTCGACCCGGTCCGCATGGCGCAATTGAGCCTGACGCCGACCGATATCGCGACTGTGGTGCGCGAGCAGAATCGAGATTTTCCCGCCGGCACCGTCGGACGGGAACCGATGCCGATCGCCACCGAACTGACGCTGCCGCTCATTACCGAAGGACGAATGTCCGACGTGCGTGAATTCGAAGAGTTGATCGTCCGGGCCATGCCGAACGGCGCGATGATTCGCCTCAAGGATGTGGCGAGGGTCGAGTTGGGGGCGCAGTCGTACGGCCTCGAAGGCCGCTATAACCGCAAACCCACCGCGCTTCTCCTCACCTTTCTCTCGCCCGGCGCGAACGCGCTCGAAACCGTGAAGCAGGTTCGCAGAGAGATGGAGCGACTGACCAGGATCTTTCCGCCCGGCGTAACCTACGACATTCCCTACGACACGACACGCTTCGTCGAAGTGTCGATCAGGGAGGTCGTGAAGACGCTGATCGAGGCGATGGCGCTGGTCATCCTGGTCGTCTTCTTGTTCTTGCAAAGTTGGCGCGCCACCCTGATTCCCACCCTGGCGGTGCCGGTGTCGCTGATCGGCACCTTTGCGGGGATGGCGGCGCTCGGATTTTCGATCAATACCCTGACCCTGTTCGGGTTGGTGCTCGCCATCGGCATCGTCGTCGATGACGCGATCGTGGTCGTGGAGAACGTGGAGCGGCATATGGAAGGCGGGCTGTCGCCCAGGGAGGCCGCAAAGAAAGCCATGGGCGAGGTGGCCGGACCCGTGATCGCAATCGTCCTGATTCTCTGCGCGGTCTTCGTGCCGGTCGGCTTTCTTGGAGGCATCACCGGCCAGCTCTACAAGCAATTCGCCATTACGATCGCCGTCTCCGTCGCGATCTCAGGATTCGTGGCGCTCACGCTGAGCCCGGCCCTGTGCGCGATCATCCTGAAGCCGAGCCATGGTTCCCGCGGCGGCTTGTTCGGAGCGTTTAACCGGGTGTTCGATCGGATCCAACGTCGGTATGCGAACGGCGTCGGCTACGTGTTGAAGCACTCCGCGCTCTCGCTGGCGCTGTTCGGCGTCGTGCTCGCGATCGTCGTCGGCCTGTTTCGGACGATTCCGGTGGCCTTCTTGCCGGAGGAGGACCAGGGGTACTTCATCACCATCGTGCAGCTGCCGGACGGGGCCTCGAAGAAGAGGACCGATGCGGTCCTGGACCGAGTCGAGCAGTACTACCACACCCTGCCTGCGATCTATGGAACGCAGGCGTTGTCGGGACAGAACTTCGTCTTCAATACGCGGGGCACCAATACCGCGACGATGTTCGCGCCGCTCAAACATTGGGATCAGCGAACGGGGAAGCAGGACCATGTGAAGTCGCTCATCGCCGGCGCATTCAGAGAGTTCGCAAAAATTCCCGGCGCGACGATTCTGGCCTTCAACGCGCCGTCGATCCGCGGCCTGGGCGCCACCGGCGGATTTTCCGTCCAGCTCCAGGACCCGAGCGGCGGAGACTTCAAGAAATTCGGGGCCGTGGCCCAGGAGTTCGTCGCCAAGGCGAGGCAGGATCCGGCGATCGGGGCGATCAGCACCAGTTTTCGCGTGAGCGCCCCGAGCGTTCACGCCAAGATCAACCGAGAGCGAGCCAAGGCGCTCGGGGTGCCGATCTCGGAGGTGTTCGACACGCTCCAGGCCTTCTTCGGGAACCTGTATGTGAACGATTTCGTCAAGTTCGGCCGCGTCTATCGGGTCCAGACCGAGGCGGAACCCCAGTACCGGTCCCGCCCCGGTGATATCAGCAAAATCTACGTTCGAGCGTCGAACGCCCAAGGCTCGGCGCAGGGCTCGGCGATGGTGCCGCTCGACACGGTGGTCACGACCACCTATACCAGCGGGCCGGATCCCGTCACCCACTTCAACGGCTTCAACACCGCCCTTGTCCTGGGTTCCGCGGCGCCGGGATACAGTTCGGGCCAAGCGCTCGACGCATTGGAGCGAGCGGCGCGGGAGGTGCTGATGCCCCAAGGGTTCGACATCGACTGGAGCGGCATTTCGTATCAGGAGCGCAAAGCCGGCGCCCAGTCGAGCGTGGCGTTCGGTTTCGGGCTGCTCATGGTGTTTCTGGTGCTGGCCGCGCAATACGAGAGTTGGAGCGTGCCGTTTGCCGTGATCTTGGCCGTGCCGTTCGGCGTGTTCGGAGCGTTGTCGGCCGTGTGGCTTTCAGGGATGGCCAACGACATCTATTTCCAGATCGGCCTGGTGACGCTGATCGGACTGGCGGCGAAGAACGCCATCCTGATCGTGGAATTTGCCAACCAGCGCTACGCCCACGGCCTGTCGTTGATGGACGCAGCGGTCGAGGCCGCGCGGCTGCGATTTCGGCCGATCCTCATGACCTCGTTGGCGTTCATTCTGGGGGTGGTGCCGCTGTTGGTTGCCGGCGGCGCAGGGGCTGCCAGTCGCCATTCGATCGGCACCGGCGTCTTCGGCGGGATGATCGTGGCGACGTTTCTCGCCGTCTTCTTTGTTCCGTTGTTCTTCGTCCTGGTGCGGACGTTCGGCCGGCCGATCGTCGAGCCGCTCCCCGGAGCCGGGACGGACCCGGCCGGACTCGTCTCGGCACCCGAGGAAGGAGCACATTGA
- a CDS encoding c-type cytochrome has product MRNFLRSRRRVMVVTLGLLLLLDLGRSIYARVGYSQPFENWQPDPSVHAEITWPPGANLPPDTPIGKRVFAQRCAVCHGPDGRGNGPAAPALTPRPRDFTRGQFKYKSTPAGQPPSDADLIRTVSTGLRASAMPFWQDILSAEEIRDVVTHVKSLSNVFAGPPPIPLTIPPRVPPDAASVGRGRALFTAKTCIVCHGPEARGGVRLADAKGQPVISRDLTAPWTFRGGSEPEQIWLRITTGLAPSPMPSFAEMTTPAERWDLVNYVLSLSRIPPWEPGGQFGGPGRQADLVKRGDYLVHAQMCGLCHTQATRGGIYRDDFYLAGGQRVDVWPHGVLVSRNLTSDPDTGLGRWTPEQIIEAFRNGKTPDRHLNVFDMPWHFLHALKDDDAQAIAGYLKTLTPVRNLIPPPLRYGIVETVVGKLTRPLPAALPETITFLDGNFGQSTSEPIRRHLPQEVLIMAQWLVLGLGMVACILAGPPERRWPRRPTGWILLILGVVGIGILSFLIRIIYEMPATSFIPPEVIAQPVLATVHEPDPATFRNQEHGAMVMRGKYLFTIASCAMCHQGNGEGDRKTSWAPAGTRWSRNISSHPTNGIGAWSDAALARAIRSGVSANGRALHWQGMIWDFASNWDEEDIRSLVAYIRTLPPVDRKVPDPQPPSAADCEKATVWVGENDLPGCR; this is encoded by the coding sequence ATGAGAAACTTTCTGCGTTCACGGCGCCGAGTCATGGTGGTCACGCTCGGGCTGCTCCTCCTGCTGGATCTCGGCCGGTCGATCTACGCGCGGGTCGGCTATAGTCAGCCCTTTGAAAACTGGCAACCGGATCCATCAGTCCATGCTGAAATCACCTGGCCGCCGGGCGCCAATCTGCCGCCCGACACGCCGATCGGTAAGCGAGTCTTCGCCCAGCGCTGCGCGGTCTGTCACGGCCCTGATGGTCGCGGCAACGGGCCGGCCGCCCCAGCACTGACTCCCCGCCCTCGCGATTTCACCCGAGGCCAATTCAAATACAAGTCCACGCCGGCCGGTCAGCCGCCGAGTGATGCCGATCTGATCCGGACGGTTTCGACCGGTCTCCGGGCCAGCGCGATGCCCTTCTGGCAGGATATCCTCAGCGCGGAGGAAATTCGCGACGTCGTGACCCACGTCAAGAGCCTCTCGAACGTCTTCGCCGGTCCCCCTCCAATCCCACTCACGATCCCACCGAGGGTCCCACCCGATGCAGCCAGCGTCGGCCGTGGCCGCGCGCTCTTCACCGCGAAAACCTGCATCGTCTGTCATGGGCCGGAAGCCCGCGGAGGAGTCCGGTTGGCAGATGCGAAAGGTCAACCCGTCATCTCCCGCGACCTCACCGCGCCCTGGACCTTCCGAGGCGGGAGCGAGCCGGAACAGATCTGGTTGCGAATCACCACCGGTCTGGCCCCCAGTCCCATGCCTTCGTTCGCGGAGATGACCACCCCGGCTGAGCGCTGGGATCTCGTGAATTATGTCCTGTCGCTGTCTCGGATTCCCCCGTGGGAACCGGGCGGACAATTCGGCGGGCCGGGCCGGCAGGCAGATCTGGTCAAGCGCGGCGACTATCTCGTGCATGCGCAAATGTGCGGCCTCTGCCACACGCAGGCGACCAGAGGAGGCATCTATCGGGACGATTTTTATCTGGCGGGCGGGCAGCGGGTCGATGTCTGGCCGCACGGCGTCCTCGTATCGCGCAACCTGACCTCTGATCCGGACACGGGACTGGGACGCTGGACGCCGGAACAGATAATCGAGGCGTTCCGGAACGGGAAGACGCCCGATCGACATCTGAACGTGTTCGACATGCCGTGGCATTTCTTGCACGCCCTCAAGGACGACGATGCGCAGGCGATCGCCGGCTATCTGAAAACCCTGACCCCCGTGCGCAATCTCATCCCTCCGCCGCTTCGCTACGGGATCGTGGAAACCGTCGTGGGGAAACTGACACGTCCGCTCCCCGCGGCCCTTCCCGAAACGATTACGTTCCTGGACGGCAATTTCGGTCAATCCACATCAGAACCGATCCGGCGCCATCTGCCTCAAGAGGTTTTAATCATGGCGCAATGGCTGGTGTTGGGCCTCGGCATGGTCGCGTGTATCCTGGCCGGTCCGCCTGAACGACGCTGGCCGCGGAGGCCGACCGGATGGATACTCCTGATTCTCGGAGTTGTGGGCATCGGAATCTTGTCGTTCCTCATCCGAATCATTTATGAAATGCCGGCGACCTCGTTCATTCCGCCGGAGGTAATTGCCCAGCCGGTCTTGGCGACCGTTCATGAACCGGACCCGGCCACGTTCCGCAATCAAGAACATGGCGCCATGGTGATGCGAGGGAAGTATCTGTTTACGATCGCCTCCTGCGCCATGTGCCACCAGGGCAACGGAGAGGGAGACAGGAAAACCAGTTGGGCGCCGGCGGGCACCAGGTGGTCGCGCAACATTTCTTCCCATCCAACGAATGGGATCGGCGCCTGGTCCGATGCGGCCCTTGCTCGGGCCATTCGGAGCGGAGTCTCCGCGAACGGGCGGGCGCTGCATTGGCAAGGCATGATCTGGGATTTTGCGTCGAACTGGGATGAGGAAGACATCCGATCCTTGGTCGCGTACATCCGCACATTGCCGCCGGTGGACCGGAAGGTCCCCGACCCTCAGCCGCCAAGCGCAGCGGATTGCGAGAAGGCGACGGTCTGGGTCGGCGAGAATGATTTGCCTGGCTGTCGGTAG